The DNA window CCGTATTTACGACATCAAGTCCCGCTCGCGGCACAAGCCGTTGTCTCTGCTGATCGAGAGCGTCGACCAGGCGGAAGACATGGCGAAGAATCTGCCCGACGAGTTCTACGCATTGGCACGAAAGTTCTGGCCTGGCCCGCTTACATTGATCGTGAAGGCCGGCGGCCGCCTGCCGCTGAAAGTGACCGCGAATACCGGGAATGTCGCGATTCGTGTTCCCGCATCGCCGATCCCGGTTGCGATCGTCAGGCTTGCGGGGCTGCCGATCACCGCGACATCGGCAAACCTGAGCGGCGCGGCGGAATGTACGACGGCCGAAGCCGTTCGAAGCCAATTGCGTGACCGCCTGCAGGTAATTATTGATGGGGGACCTTCTCCCCGTGATATTCCTTCCACCATCGTGGATTTGAGCGGTGACTTCGGCCGCGGCTGGCAGGTGCAGCGTGAAGGTGCCATTCCGACGCAGGAGATCGCCGCAGTTCTCGGTGGTGAAGCACAGGGCGCAAGCTAGAGTTTGGGTCGCCGGAAATCCATCCTGTTGAAAGTGGCAATGCTCGCGGGCGCGGGCATTCTTCTGTACTTCATTCTTCTTGGGTTTCGCATCGTGCACGCCTCGCGCGGCGATGCCCTGCGCAAGACCGATGCGATCGTCGTTTTGGGTGCTGCAGAATATGCGGGGCGACCCTCTCCTGTCTATAAAGCGCGGCTTGACCACGCCTATGATCTCTTCCAGCAAGGACTTGCTCCCGTGGTGATTACAACCGGCGGTGCTGGACTTGATCCCATTTATACGGAAGGCGGGGTCGGGCGTGATTATCTGAGCAAGCAAGGCGTGCCAGACGTAAACCTGATTGCCGAAACTCAGGGTAACGATACCGCGGAATCGGCAGTGCGTGTCGGGACGATCCTTCACAAGAATCATATGCGTACGGTGCTCGTCGTCAGCGACGCGTACCACATATTTCGTATCAAGCGGCTTATGGCCAATGAAGGTGTGGAAGCTTTCGGCGCTCCTCGCCCGGGCTCACTGCCGAAGTCGGCATGGGGGCGTTTCAGCGGCGTGTGCAGGGAAGTGGTAAGTTACTTCGCCTGGAAGCTGGGCATTACGTAATGCCGAAGACTCTCTACTATACCGATCGTTATGTCATCCCCCTGCCCGAGGGACATCGCTTTCCCATCAAGAAATACCGGATGTTGCGGGACCTCCTGGAAACCGACCGGCGATTCGCCTTCGAACCGGCGCCGTTGGCGAAACCAGAAACAATTCAACTTGCGCACGATCCGCAATACGTTGAAGCATTCCTGAAGGGCACGCTCAACCCGCAGGCGGTCAGGAGAATCGGCTTTCCGTGGTCCGAGGGACTGGTGCAGCGCACGCTGGCTTCGGTCGGCGGGACGATCGCAGCGACACGGGAAGCCCTCGCGAATGGATGGGGCGGGAACCTTGCGGGAGGCACGCATCACGCGTTTCGGGCTGAGGGTTCCGGTTTTTGCGTGTTCAATGATATCGCTGTTGCTGCGCAGTGGGTGCGGTCGTTCGGATCAATCAAACGGGTCGCGGTTGTTGATCTCGACGT is part of the Terriglobales bacterium genome and encodes:
- a CDS encoding YdcF family protein, which encodes MGRRKSILLKVAMLAGAGILLYFILLGFRIVHASRGDALRKTDAIVVLGAAEYAGRPSPVYKARLDHAYDLFQQGLAPVVITTGGAGLDPIYTEGGVGRDYLSKQGVPDVNLIAETQGNDTAESAVRVGTILHKNHMRTVLVVSDAYHIFRIKRLMANEGVEAFGAPRPGSLPKSAWGRFSGVCREVVSYFAWKLGIT
- a CDS encoding histone deacetylase; protein product: MPKTLYYTDRYVIPLPEGHRFPIKKYRMLRDLLETDRRFAFEPAPLAKPETIQLAHDPQYVEAFLKGTLNPQAVRRIGFPWSEGLVQRTLASVGGTIAATREALANGWGGNLAGGTHHAFRAEGSGFCVFNDIAVAAQWVRSFGSIKRVAVVDLDVHQGDGTAQIFQDDPNVLTLSVHCEVNFPFRKQQSKIDIPLAEGIADTEYLARLSEVLPRVLDFRPGVIFYQAGVDVLASDALGRLQLTPEGVQRRDEAVIGMARKAGVPLVITIGGGYSQPIELTAQAHAATFRTAADIFGIAVD
- a CDS encoding L-threonylcarbamoyladenylate synthase, which translates into the protein MHAEIIKINSNEPEPSLIAYAAEKLRQGEVLGMPTDTFYGLAADPLNLRAVDRIYDIKSRSRHKPLSLLIESVDQAEDMAKNLPDEFYALARKFWPGPLTLIVKAGGRLPLKVTANTGNVAIRVPASPIPVAIVRLAGLPITATSANLSGAAECTTAEAVRSQLRDRLQVIIDGGPSPRDIPSTIVDLSGDFGRGWQVQREGAIPTQEIAAVLGGEAQGAS